From Demequina capsici:
GAGCAGGCGAAGGCCGAGGCGCAGCAGCTGCGCGCCACGGCGCACACCGACGCCGAGTCCGCTCGCGAGGAGGCCCGCCGCACCCGCGAGGACCTGCAGCTCGAGATCGCACAGCGCCGCGAGGCCGCGGAGCAGTCGCTCAACCAGCTGCACGCCGAGGCGACCGCTGAGAACGCCGCCATGGTCGAGGACGCCAAGGTGCGGGCCGCGGAGGCCGAGGACCGCCTGTCTGCGGCGATCGAGCGTGCCGAGGTGGTCCGCCGCGAGGCCGAGGCGCATGCGCAGACTCTCCTCACGAACGCCCGCAACAACGCCGACGAGATCGTCAGCGACGCACGCGAGCACGCCGAGACGATCATCTCCGAAGCCGTGTCCGACGCGGAGCGAGAGCGCACCATGGCATCGAAGGAGGTCGAGGAGCTCAACCGTCAGCGCGAGTCGATCACGACCTACCTGGACGACCTCCGGTCGCTGCTCGGCAACGATCCTGTCTCCAACCTCGCCGCGGCTCAGAAGCTGAGCCAGGCTGCTGCAGCCGACGCCGCAGCAGCGAAGTCCGGCGCGGACGCCTGATCCCACGATGACCGACCCGGTCGAGCCTCACGACGCGCTGCTGCGCGCGTCCGCGCTCGACCGGGCACGCGCGGAGGAGGCATCCCGCGCGCGCGAGCTGCTCGCCCAGTTCCTGGCCGACGCGCGCGCGGCAGGGCTCATGCCTTCCCCACTGGTGGCGCGCGGCTACGACGGCCGCGGAGGCTACAGGACCGGTGTCGAGGGCTGGTACCTCAAGAAGGACCGCTCGGTCGCCGTGGGGACGGATGGCGAGTTCTACGTGCTGTCCGTGCAGGGTGGACTCGTCGCGCGTCTGCGCGGCGCAACGCTGAGCCCTTCCGATCCGCCGCTCGAGCTGGGCCGTGGTGGCAGGGACGGCGAGTCGATCCCGCTGTCGGTCGCCCTCTCCCGGGTGCTGGAGCGCTCGGACCGCTGAGCCTCAGCCAGCGGTGAGCGGTGCGAGCAGGCGAGCGACCTCCTGGGGCGCCTCGAATGCCGCGAGGTGTCCGACTCCGTACACGAGCACCGGCTCGATGAACAGCGCCTCCGCCATCACCGCGATGTCGTGCGACGAGACGAGCTTGTCGTGCTCTCCCCCGATGACGACCGCGGGGCCGTCGATCTCCGCCAGGACCGCGGTGCGGTCGGGACGTGCTGCCATGGCGCGCTGCCCCCAAGCGATGCCGGCACCCGAGTGCGTGGCGATGTTCGCGGCGATCGCATCGACGAGTGCCGCGCGCCCGGGCCCCTGCGTGCCGACCAGGTCCTCCGCCATCGCGCGCGGATCGGGGACTCCCGGAGCGCCGTCCATGGCGGCTGCCATCGCCAGGCGGTTCTCGTGCGCCTCCCTGGTGTCGGCGGTGCTTCGGGTGGCGATGAGCCCCAGGCCGGCCACAGCGTCGGGGTGGCGCTCCGCGACGGCCATCGCCACATAGCCGCCCATCGAGCAGCCGATCCACACGGCGGCGTCGTGGCCGGTGGTCTCGCGCATCGCCGCCACCGCCGCATCGGCGATCAGCTCGAGCGACGGCTCCTCATCCGGGATGGGCATCTCTCCGATACCAGGCATGTCGAAGGAGATCACGTCGCCGGGAAGGGCATCGATGTCCGCCATCGCGTCGATCAGCG
This genomic window contains:
- a CDS encoding alpha/beta fold hydrolase, which codes for MSVIPDGTPVVLLNAFPVDRAQWDPLIDAMADIDALPGDVISFDMPGIGEMPIPDEEPSLELIADAAVAAMRETTGHDAAVWIGCSMGGYVAMAVAERHPDAVAGLGLIATRSTADTREAHENRLAMAAAMDGAPGVPDPRAMAEDLVGTQGPGRAALVDAIAANIATHSGAGIAWGQRAMAARPDRTAVLAEIDGPAVVIGGEHDKLVSSHDIAVMAEALFIEPVLVYGVGHLAAFEAPQEVARLLAPLTAG